Part of the Streptomyces sp. NBC_01353 genome, GGCACCGGGGTCGACGGTCACGACATCGAACTCGCCCACCCGGGCGAGTGACCGACTCCCGGCCGCGCTTCGAGCGGAGGCGCGACCGGGTCCGGGGCGGCAGGCAGGGGACGGCCTGCCGCCCCGTTGTTCTTCCAAGTGAGGGTTGAGGGTACGGATGGGACTGCACGCACAGGTACGGACCCGCGACGGGTGGCCGGTCCAGCACGCGGTGGTGACCGTGACGGACGGTTCGGGCGGACAGGTCCTGCGGGCGGCGGCGGACGGGGACGGAGTCGTACAGGCCGAGGGCTCGCTGGCCCCGGGGCCGTACACGGTGGTGGTGACCGCGCTCGGCTACGCACCGGACGCGCGTACGTCGCTGGTGGGCGGGACCGGGCGTGCGGACGTCGGGACGGTCGTCCTGGCCCGCACGGGCGGAACGGAGCTCCCGCCGCCAGGGGCGTGGACCCTGGACGCGGCGCACTCCTCGGTGGGGGCGGTGGCCCAGCACCTGGGGATCTCCAGCGTGCACGGCCGGTTCACCGAGTTCACCGGCCGGATCGAGATCGCGCCGGAGGTCCTGGCCTCGCGGGTGGAGGCGGTCATCGCGGCCGACTCCGTCGACACGGGCAACGGGCTGCGGGACAAGCACCTGCGGTCCGAGGACTTCCTGGACGTGGACGGCTTCCCGGAGATCACGTACCGCAGCTCGGCGCTGCGCGAGGCGGGCCCGGACCGGTGGACCGTGGACGGGGATCTGACGCTGCGGGGCGTCACGCGGGAAGTCCCGCTGGATCTCACCTATCTGGGGAC contains:
- a CDS encoding YceI family protein, with amino-acid sequence MGLHAQVRTRDGWPVQHAVVTVTDGSGGQVLRAAADGDGVVQAEGSLAPGPYTVVVTALGYAPDARTSLVGGTGRADVGTVVLARTGGTELPPPGAWTLDAAHSSVGAVAQHLGISSVHGRFTEFTGRIEIAPEVLASRVEAVIAADSVDTGNGLRDKHLRSEDFLDVDGFPEITYRSSALREAGPDRWTVDGDLTLRGVTREVPLDLTYLGTSADPWGGVRAAFRAEAELRREDFAMNYNQVVSAGIAAIGATLRVTLDIQAVRED